A genomic stretch from Coffea arabica cultivar ET-39 chromosome 10c, Coffea Arabica ET-39 HiFi, whole genome shotgun sequence includes:
- the LOC140015859 gene encoding uncharacterized protein gives MDELLQHNLKAAQERMKKYADEHRSEREFQVGDWVYLRLQPYRQSSVMIRNNTKLSAKYFGPYCIEERIGEVAYRLRLPTTSKIHPVFHVSLLKKKLGDLTTPILQLPDTDERGQIRVEPEALLSRRMIKRKNAAVTQWLIQWWGTDPVEATWEDAAQIREKFPQFRP, from the coding sequence atggACGAGCTATTGCAACACAACCTGAAAGCTGCCCAGGAGCGAATGAAGAAATATGCTGATGAGCATAGGAGTGAAAGGGAATTCCAGGTTGGAGATTGGGTATATTTGAGGTTGCAACCTTACAGACAGTCATCTGTGATGATCAGGAACAACACCAAATTATCCGCTAAGTACTTTGGCCCCTACTGTATAGAGGAAAGGATCGGAGAAGTGGCCTACAGGCTCAGGCTACCTACTACATCAAAGATCCACCCTGTGTTTCATGTATCCTTGCTTAAGAAGAAGCTTGGAGATCTGACCACACCTATCCTGCAACTACCAGACACTGATGAAAGGGGACAGATTAGAGTAGAGCCTGAGGCCCTGTTGAGCAGGAGGATGATCAAGAGGAAGAATGCAGCTGTAACTCAATGGCTTATCCAGTGGTGGGGAACTGATCCTGtagaagcaacttgggaagaTGCTGCGCAGATAAGGGAGAAGTTTCCCCAATTTCGACCTTGA